Proteins encoded in a region of the Orcinus orca chromosome 8, mOrcOrc1.1, whole genome shotgun sequence genome:
- the MARK2 gene encoding serine/threonine-protein kinase MARK2 isoform X9 encodes MLRGRNSATSADEQPHIGNYRLLKTIGKGNFAKVKLARHILTGKEVAVKIIDKTQLNSSSLQKLFREVRIMKVLNHPNIVKLFEVIETEKTLYLVMEYASGGEVFDYLVAHGRMKEKEARAKFRQIVSAVQYCHQKFIVHRDLKAENLLLDADMNIKIADFGFSNEFTFGNKLDTFCGSPPYAAPELFQGKKYDGPEVDVWSLGVILYTLVSGSLPFDGQNLKELRERVLRGKYRIPFYMSTDCENLLKKFLILNPSKRGTLEQIMKDRWMNVGHEDDELKPYVEPLPDYKDPRRTELMVSMGYTREEIQDSLVGQRYNEVMATYLLLGYKSSELEGDTITLKPRPSADLTNSSAPSPSHKVQRSVSANPKQRRFSDQAAGPAIPTSNSYSKKTQSNNAENKRPEEDREPGRKASSTAKVPASPLPGLERKKTTPTPSTNSVLSTSTNRSRNSPLLERASLGQASIQNGKDSLTMPGSRASTASASAAVSAARPRQHQKSMSASVHPNKATGLPPTDSNCEVPRPSTAPQRVPVASPSAHNISSSGGAPDRTNFPRGVSSRSTFHAGQLRQVRDQQNLPYGVTPASPSGNSQGRRGASGSIFSKFTSKFVRRNLSFRFARRNLNEPESKDRVETLRPHVVGSGGSDKEKEEFREAKPRSLRFTWSMKTTSSMEPNEMMREIRKVLDANSCQSELHEKYMLLCMHGTPGHENFVQWEMEVCKLPRLSLNGVRFKRISGTSMAFKNIASKIANELKL; translated from the exons ATGCTGCGGGGCCGCAACTCAGCCACTTCTGCTGACGAGCAGCCCCATATTGGCAACTATCGACTCCTCAAGACCATCGGCAAGGGTAACTTCGCCAAGGTGAAGCTGGCTCGGCACATCCTTACTGGGAAAGAG GTAGCTGTGAAGATCATTGACAAGACTCAACTGAATTCCTCCAGCCTTCAGAAA ctgtTCCGTGAAGTAAGAATAATGAAGGTTTTGAATCATCCCAACATAG TTAAGTTATTTGAAGTGATCGAGACTGAGAAAACTCTCTACCTTGTCATGGAGTACGCTAGTGGAG GAGAGGTGTTTGATTACCTAGTGGCTCATGgcaggatgaaagaaaaagaggctCGAGCCAAATTCCGCCAG atAGTGTCTGCTGTGCAGTACTGTCACCAGAAGTTTATTGTTCATAGAGACTTAAAG GCAGAAAACCTGCTCTTGGATGCTGATATGAACATCAAGATTGCAGACTTTGGCTTCAGCAACGAATTCACCTTTGGGAACAAGCTGGATACCTTCTGCGGCAGTCCCCCTTATGCTGCCCCAGAGCTCTTCCAGGGCAAAAAATACGACGGACCTGAGGTGGATGTGTGGAGCCTGGGAGTTATTCTATATACACTGGTCAGCGGATCCCTGCCTTTTGATGGACAGAACCTCAAG GAGCTGCGGGAGCGGGTACTGAGGGGGAAATACCGTATTCCGTTCTACATGTCCACAGACTGTGAAAACCTGCTTAAGAAATTTCTCATTCTCAATCCCAGCAAGAGAGGCACTTTAGAG CAAATCATGAAAGATCGATGGATGAATGTGGGTCACGAAGATGATGAATTGAAGCCTTATGTGGAGCCACTCCCTGACTACAAGGACCCCCGGCGGACAG AGTTGATGGTGTCCATGGGTTACACACGGGAAGAGATCCAGGACTCGCTGGTGGGCCAGAGGTACAACGAGGTGATGGCCACCTATCTGCTCCTGGGCTACAAGAGCTCCGAG CTGGAGGGCGACACCATCACCTTGAAACCCCGGCCTTCAGCTGATCTGACCAATAGCAgtgccccttccccctcccacaaGGTACAGCGCAGCGTCTCAGCCAACCCCAAGCAGCGGCGCTTTAGCGACCAGG CAGCTGGTCCTGCCATTCCCACTTCTAATTCCTACTCTAAGAAGACTCAGAGTAACAACGCAGAAAACAAGCGGCCTGAGGAGGACCGGGAGCCAGGGCGGAAGGCCAGCAGCACAGCCAAAGTGCCCGCCAGCCCCCTGCCTGGGCTGGAGAGGAAGaagaccacccccaccccctccacg AACAGCGTCCTCTCCACCAGCACAAATCGAAGCAGGAATTCCCCACTTTTGGAGAGGGCCAGCCTTGGCCAGGCCTCCATCCAGAACGGCAAAGACAG CCTAACCATGCCAGGGTCCCGGGCCTCCACGGCTTCTGCTTCCGCCGCGGTCTCTGCGGCCCGGCCCCGCCAGCACCAGAAATCCATGTCGGCCTCCGTGCACCCCAACAAGGCCACTGGGCTGCCCCCCACGGACAGTAACTGTGAGGTGCCGCGGCCCAG CACAGCCCCCCAGCGTGTCCCTGTCGCCTCCCCCTCCGCCCACAACATCAGCAGCAGCGGTGGAGCCCCAGACCGAACTAATTTTCCCCGGGGTGTTTCCAGTCGAAGCACCTTCCACGCTGGGCAGCTCCGGCAGGTGCGGGACCAGCAGAATTTGCCCTACGGTGTgaccccagcctctccctctggCAACAGCCAGGGCCGGCGGGGGGCCTCGGGGAGCATCTTCAGCAAATTCACTTCCAAGTTTGTACGCAG aaatcTGTCTTTCAGGTTTGCCAGAAG gaacctgaaTGAACCTGAAAGCAAAGACCGAGTGGAGACGCTCAG ACCTCACGTGGTGGGCAGCGGCGGCAGTGACAAGGAAAAGGAGGAGTTTCGGGAGGCCAAGCCCCGCTCGCTACGCTTCACGTGGAGCATGAAGACCACGAGCTCCATGGAGCCCAACGAGATGATGCGTGAGATCCGCAAGGTGCTGGACGCGAACAGCTGCCAGAGCGAGCTGCACGAGAAGTACATGCTGCTGTGCATGCACGGCACGCCGGGCCACGAGAACTTCGTGCAGTGGGAGATGGAGGTGTGCAAACTGCCGCGGCTGTCTCTCAACGGTGTTCGGTTTAAGCGGATATCGGGCACCTCCATGGCCTTCAAAAACATTGCCTCCAAAATAGCCAACGAGCTGAAGCTTTAA
- the MARK2 gene encoding serine/threonine-protein kinase MARK2 isoform X1, producing MSSARTPLPTLNERDTEQQTGVTGSGAQSGTQPASLLCMTAAIWRKINGRPTLGHLDSKPSSKSNMLRGRNSATSADEQPHIGNYRLLKTIGKGNFAKVKLARHILTGKEVAVKIIDKTQLNSSSLQKLFREVRIMKVLNHPNIVKLFEVIETEKTLYLVMEYASGGEVFDYLVAHGRMKEKEARAKFRQIVSAVQYCHQKFIVHRDLKAENLLLDADMNIKIADFGFSNEFTFGNKLDTFCGSPPYAAPELFQGKKYDGPEVDVWSLGVILYTLVSGSLPFDGQNLKELRERVLRGKYRIPFYMSTDCENLLKKFLILNPSKRGTLEQIMKDRWMNVGHEDDELKPYVEPLPDYKDPRRTELMVSMGYTREEIQDSLVGQRYNEVMATYLLLGYKSSELEGDTITLKPRPSADLTNSSAPSPSHKVQRSVSANPKQRRFSDQAAGPAIPTSNSYSKKTQSNNAENKRPEEDREPGRKASSTAKVPASPLPGLERKKTTPTPSTNSVLSTSTNRSRNSPLLERASLGQASIQNGKDSLTMPGSRASTASASAAVSAARPRQHQKSMSASVHPNKATGLPPTDSNCEVPRPSTAPQRVPVASPSAHNISSSGGAPDRTNFPRGVSSRSTFHAGQLRQVRDQQNLPYGVTPASPSGNSQGRRGASGSIFSKFTSKFVRRNLSFRFARRNLNEPESKDRVETLRPHVVGSGGSDKEKEEFREAKPRSLRFTWSMKTTSSMEPNEMMREIRKVLDANSCQSELHEKYMLLCMHGTPGHENFVQWEMEVCKLPRLSLNGVRFKRISGTSMAFKNIASKIANELKL from the exons CCCACCTTGGGACACCTCGACTCCAAGCCCAGCAGTAAGTCCAACATGCTGCGGGGCCGCAACTCAGCCACTTCTGCTGACGAGCAGCCCCATATTGGCAACTATCGACTCCTCAAGACCATCGGCAAGGGTAACTTCGCCAAGGTGAAGCTGGCTCGGCACATCCTTACTGGGAAAGAG GTAGCTGTGAAGATCATTGACAAGACTCAACTGAATTCCTCCAGCCTTCAGAAA ctgtTCCGTGAAGTAAGAATAATGAAGGTTTTGAATCATCCCAACATAG TTAAGTTATTTGAAGTGATCGAGACTGAGAAAACTCTCTACCTTGTCATGGAGTACGCTAGTGGAG GAGAGGTGTTTGATTACCTAGTGGCTCATGgcaggatgaaagaaaaagaggctCGAGCCAAATTCCGCCAG atAGTGTCTGCTGTGCAGTACTGTCACCAGAAGTTTATTGTTCATAGAGACTTAAAG GCAGAAAACCTGCTCTTGGATGCTGATATGAACATCAAGATTGCAGACTTTGGCTTCAGCAACGAATTCACCTTTGGGAACAAGCTGGATACCTTCTGCGGCAGTCCCCCTTATGCTGCCCCAGAGCTCTTCCAGGGCAAAAAATACGACGGACCTGAGGTGGATGTGTGGAGCCTGGGAGTTATTCTATATACACTGGTCAGCGGATCCCTGCCTTTTGATGGACAGAACCTCAAG GAGCTGCGGGAGCGGGTACTGAGGGGGAAATACCGTATTCCGTTCTACATGTCCACAGACTGTGAAAACCTGCTTAAGAAATTTCTCATTCTCAATCCCAGCAAGAGAGGCACTTTAGAG CAAATCATGAAAGATCGATGGATGAATGTGGGTCACGAAGATGATGAATTGAAGCCTTATGTGGAGCCACTCCCTGACTACAAGGACCCCCGGCGGACAG AGTTGATGGTGTCCATGGGTTACACACGGGAAGAGATCCAGGACTCGCTGGTGGGCCAGAGGTACAACGAGGTGATGGCCACCTATCTGCTCCTGGGCTACAAGAGCTCCGAG CTGGAGGGCGACACCATCACCTTGAAACCCCGGCCTTCAGCTGATCTGACCAATAGCAgtgccccttccccctcccacaaGGTACAGCGCAGCGTCTCAGCCAACCCCAAGCAGCGGCGCTTTAGCGACCAGG CAGCTGGTCCTGCCATTCCCACTTCTAATTCCTACTCTAAGAAGACTCAGAGTAACAACGCAGAAAACAAGCGGCCTGAGGAGGACCGGGAGCCAGGGCGGAAGGCCAGCAGCACAGCCAAAGTGCCCGCCAGCCCCCTGCCTGGGCTGGAGAGGAAGaagaccacccccaccccctccacg AACAGCGTCCTCTCCACCAGCACAAATCGAAGCAGGAATTCCCCACTTTTGGAGAGGGCCAGCCTTGGCCAGGCCTCCATCCAGAACGGCAAAGACAG CCTAACCATGCCAGGGTCCCGGGCCTCCACGGCTTCTGCTTCCGCCGCGGTCTCTGCGGCCCGGCCCCGCCAGCACCAGAAATCCATGTCGGCCTCCGTGCACCCCAACAAGGCCACTGGGCTGCCCCCCACGGACAGTAACTGTGAGGTGCCGCGGCCCAG CACAGCCCCCCAGCGTGTCCCTGTCGCCTCCCCCTCCGCCCACAACATCAGCAGCAGCGGTGGAGCCCCAGACCGAACTAATTTTCCCCGGGGTGTTTCCAGTCGAAGCACCTTCCACGCTGGGCAGCTCCGGCAGGTGCGGGACCAGCAGAATTTGCCCTACGGTGTgaccccagcctctccctctggCAACAGCCAGGGCCGGCGGGGGGCCTCGGGGAGCATCTTCAGCAAATTCACTTCCAAGTTTGTACGCAG aaatcTGTCTTTCAGGTTTGCCAGAAG gaacctgaaTGAACCTGAAAGCAAAGACCGAGTGGAGACGCTCAG ACCTCACGTGGTGGGCAGCGGCGGCAGTGACAAGGAAAAGGAGGAGTTTCGGGAGGCCAAGCCCCGCTCGCTACGCTTCACGTGGAGCATGAAGACCACGAGCTCCATGGAGCCCAACGAGATGATGCGTGAGATCCGCAAGGTGCTGGACGCGAACAGCTGCCAGAGCGAGCTGCACGAGAAGTACATGCTGCTGTGCATGCACGGCACGCCGGGCCACGAGAACTTCGTGCAGTGGGAGATGGAGGTGTGCAAACTGCCGCGGCTGTCTCTCAACGGTGTTCGGTTTAAGCGGATATCGGGCACCTCCATGGCCTTCAAAAACATTGCCTCCAAAATAGCCAACGAGCTGAAGCTTTAA
- the MARK2 gene encoding serine/threonine-protein kinase MARK2 isoform X11, protein MSSARTPLPTLNERDTEQPTLGHLDSKPSSKSNMLRGRNSATSADEQPHIGNYRLLKTIGKGNFAKVKLARHILTGKEVAVKIIDKTQLNSSSLQKLFREVRIMKVLNHPNIVKLFEVIETEKTLYLVMEYASGGEVFDYLVAHGRMKEKEARAKFRQIVSAVQYCHQKFIVHRDLKAENLLLDADMNIKIADFGFSNEFTFGNKLDTFCGSPPYAAPELFQGKKYDGPEVDVWSLGVILYTLVSGSLPFDGQNLKELRERVLRGKYRIPFYMSTDCENLLKKFLILNPSKRGTLEQIMKDRWMNVGHEDDELKPYVEPLPDYKDPRRTELMVSMGYTREEIQDSLVGQRYNEVMATYLLLGYKSSELEGDTITLKPRPSADLTNSSAPSPSHKVQRSVSANPKQRRFSDQAGPAIPTSNSYSKKTQSNNAENKRPEEDREPGRKASSTAKVPASPLPGLERKKTTPTPSTNSVLSTSTNRSRNSPLLERASLGQASIQNGKDSTAPQRVPVASPSAHNISSSGGAPDRTNFPRGVSSRSTFHAGQLRQVRDQQNLPYGVTPASPSGNSQGRRGASGSIFSKFTSKFVRRNLSFRFARRNLNEPESKDRVETLRPHVVGSGGSDKEKEEFREAKPRSLRFTWSMKTTSSMEPNEMMREIRKVLDANSCQSELHEKYMLLCMHGTPGHENFVQWEMEVCKLPRLSLNGVRFKRISGTSMAFKNIASKIANELKL, encoded by the exons CCCACCTTGGGACACCTCGACTCCAAGCCCAGCAGTAAGTCCAACATGCTGCGGGGCCGCAACTCAGCCACTTCTGCTGACGAGCAGCCCCATATTGGCAACTATCGACTCCTCAAGACCATCGGCAAGGGTAACTTCGCCAAGGTGAAGCTGGCTCGGCACATCCTTACTGGGAAAGAG GTAGCTGTGAAGATCATTGACAAGACTCAACTGAATTCCTCCAGCCTTCAGAAA ctgtTCCGTGAAGTAAGAATAATGAAGGTTTTGAATCATCCCAACATAG TTAAGTTATTTGAAGTGATCGAGACTGAGAAAACTCTCTACCTTGTCATGGAGTACGCTAGTGGAG GAGAGGTGTTTGATTACCTAGTGGCTCATGgcaggatgaaagaaaaagaggctCGAGCCAAATTCCGCCAG atAGTGTCTGCTGTGCAGTACTGTCACCAGAAGTTTATTGTTCATAGAGACTTAAAG GCAGAAAACCTGCTCTTGGATGCTGATATGAACATCAAGATTGCAGACTTTGGCTTCAGCAACGAATTCACCTTTGGGAACAAGCTGGATACCTTCTGCGGCAGTCCCCCTTATGCTGCCCCAGAGCTCTTCCAGGGCAAAAAATACGACGGACCTGAGGTGGATGTGTGGAGCCTGGGAGTTATTCTATATACACTGGTCAGCGGATCCCTGCCTTTTGATGGACAGAACCTCAAG GAGCTGCGGGAGCGGGTACTGAGGGGGAAATACCGTATTCCGTTCTACATGTCCACAGACTGTGAAAACCTGCTTAAGAAATTTCTCATTCTCAATCCCAGCAAGAGAGGCACTTTAGAG CAAATCATGAAAGATCGATGGATGAATGTGGGTCACGAAGATGATGAATTGAAGCCTTATGTGGAGCCACTCCCTGACTACAAGGACCCCCGGCGGACAG AGTTGATGGTGTCCATGGGTTACACACGGGAAGAGATCCAGGACTCGCTGGTGGGCCAGAGGTACAACGAGGTGATGGCCACCTATCTGCTCCTGGGCTACAAGAGCTCCGAG CTGGAGGGCGACACCATCACCTTGAAACCCCGGCCTTCAGCTGATCTGACCAATAGCAgtgccccttccccctcccacaaGGTACAGCGCAGCGTCTCAGCCAACCCCAAGCAGCGGCGCTTTAGCGACCAGG CTGGTCCTGCCATTCCCACTTCTAATTCCTACTCTAAGAAGACTCAGAGTAACAACGCAGAAAACAAGCGGCCTGAGGAGGACCGGGAGCCAGGGCGGAAGGCCAGCAGCACAGCCAAAGTGCCCGCCAGCCCCCTGCCTGGGCTGGAGAGGAAGaagaccacccccaccccctccacg AACAGCGTCCTCTCCACCAGCACAAATCGAAGCAGGAATTCCCCACTTTTGGAGAGGGCCAGCCTTGGCCAGGCCTCCATCCAGAACGGCAAAGACAG CACAGCCCCCCAGCGTGTCCCTGTCGCCTCCCCCTCCGCCCACAACATCAGCAGCAGCGGTGGAGCCCCAGACCGAACTAATTTTCCCCGGGGTGTTTCCAGTCGAAGCACCTTCCACGCTGGGCAGCTCCGGCAGGTGCGGGACCAGCAGAATTTGCCCTACGGTGTgaccccagcctctccctctggCAACAGCCAGGGCCGGCGGGGGGCCTCGGGGAGCATCTTCAGCAAATTCACTTCCAAGTTTGTACGCAG aaatcTGTCTTTCAGGTTTGCCAGAAG gaacctgaaTGAACCTGAAAGCAAAGACCGAGTGGAGACGCTCAG ACCTCACGTGGTGGGCAGCGGCGGCAGTGACAAGGAAAAGGAGGAGTTTCGGGAGGCCAAGCCCCGCTCGCTACGCTTCACGTGGAGCATGAAGACCACGAGCTCCATGGAGCCCAACGAGATGATGCGTGAGATCCGCAAGGTGCTGGACGCGAACAGCTGCCAGAGCGAGCTGCACGAGAAGTACATGCTGCTGTGCATGCACGGCACGCCGGGCCACGAGAACTTCGTGCAGTGGGAGATGGAGGTGTGCAAACTGCCGCGGCTGTCTCTCAACGGTGTTCGGTTTAAGCGGATATCGGGCACCTCCATGGCCTTCAAAAACATTGCCTCCAAAATAGCCAACGAGCTGAAGCTTTAA
- the MARK2 gene encoding serine/threonine-protein kinase MARK2 isoform X7 — MSSARTPLPTLNERDTEQQTGVTGSGAQSGTQPASLLCMTAAIWRKINGRPTLGHLDSKPSSKSNMLRGRNSATSADEQPHIGNYRLLKTIGKGNFAKVKLARHILTGKEVAVKIIDKTQLNSSSLQKLFREVRIMKVLNHPNIVKLFEVIETEKTLYLVMEYASGGEVFDYLVAHGRMKEKEARAKFRQIVSAVQYCHQKFIVHRDLKAENLLLDADMNIKIADFGFSNEFTFGNKLDTFCGSPPYAAPELFQGKKYDGPEVDVWSLGVILYTLVSGSLPFDGQNLKELRERVLRGKYRIPFYMSTDCENLLKKFLILNPSKRGTLEQIMKDRWMNVGHEDDELKPYVEPLPDYKDPRRTELMVSMGYTREEIQDSLVGQRYNEVMATYLLLGYKSSELEGDTITLKPRPSADLTNSSAPSPSHKVQRSVSANPKQRRFSDQAGPAIPTSNSYSKKTQSNNAENKRPEEDREPGRKASSTAKVPASPLPGLERKKTTPTPSTNSVLSTSTNRSRNSPLLERASLGQASIQNGKDSTAPQRVPVASPSAHNISSSGGAPDRTNFPRGVSSRSTFHAGQLRQVRDQQNLPYGVTPASPSGNSQGRRGASGSIFSKFTSKFVRRNLSFRFARRNLNEPESKDRVETLRPHVVGSGGSDKEKEEFREAKPRSLRFTWSMKTTSSMEPNEMMREIRKVLDANSCQSELHEKYMLLCMHGTPGHENFVQWEMEVCKLPRLSLNGVRFKRISGTSMAFKNIASKIANELKL, encoded by the exons CCCACCTTGGGACACCTCGACTCCAAGCCCAGCAGTAAGTCCAACATGCTGCGGGGCCGCAACTCAGCCACTTCTGCTGACGAGCAGCCCCATATTGGCAACTATCGACTCCTCAAGACCATCGGCAAGGGTAACTTCGCCAAGGTGAAGCTGGCTCGGCACATCCTTACTGGGAAAGAG GTAGCTGTGAAGATCATTGACAAGACTCAACTGAATTCCTCCAGCCTTCAGAAA ctgtTCCGTGAAGTAAGAATAATGAAGGTTTTGAATCATCCCAACATAG TTAAGTTATTTGAAGTGATCGAGACTGAGAAAACTCTCTACCTTGTCATGGAGTACGCTAGTGGAG GAGAGGTGTTTGATTACCTAGTGGCTCATGgcaggatgaaagaaaaagaggctCGAGCCAAATTCCGCCAG atAGTGTCTGCTGTGCAGTACTGTCACCAGAAGTTTATTGTTCATAGAGACTTAAAG GCAGAAAACCTGCTCTTGGATGCTGATATGAACATCAAGATTGCAGACTTTGGCTTCAGCAACGAATTCACCTTTGGGAACAAGCTGGATACCTTCTGCGGCAGTCCCCCTTATGCTGCCCCAGAGCTCTTCCAGGGCAAAAAATACGACGGACCTGAGGTGGATGTGTGGAGCCTGGGAGTTATTCTATATACACTGGTCAGCGGATCCCTGCCTTTTGATGGACAGAACCTCAAG GAGCTGCGGGAGCGGGTACTGAGGGGGAAATACCGTATTCCGTTCTACATGTCCACAGACTGTGAAAACCTGCTTAAGAAATTTCTCATTCTCAATCCCAGCAAGAGAGGCACTTTAGAG CAAATCATGAAAGATCGATGGATGAATGTGGGTCACGAAGATGATGAATTGAAGCCTTATGTGGAGCCACTCCCTGACTACAAGGACCCCCGGCGGACAG AGTTGATGGTGTCCATGGGTTACACACGGGAAGAGATCCAGGACTCGCTGGTGGGCCAGAGGTACAACGAGGTGATGGCCACCTATCTGCTCCTGGGCTACAAGAGCTCCGAG CTGGAGGGCGACACCATCACCTTGAAACCCCGGCCTTCAGCTGATCTGACCAATAGCAgtgccccttccccctcccacaaGGTACAGCGCAGCGTCTCAGCCAACCCCAAGCAGCGGCGCTTTAGCGACCAGG CTGGTCCTGCCATTCCCACTTCTAATTCCTACTCTAAGAAGACTCAGAGTAACAACGCAGAAAACAAGCGGCCTGAGGAGGACCGGGAGCCAGGGCGGAAGGCCAGCAGCACAGCCAAAGTGCCCGCCAGCCCCCTGCCTGGGCTGGAGAGGAAGaagaccacccccaccccctccacg AACAGCGTCCTCTCCACCAGCACAAATCGAAGCAGGAATTCCCCACTTTTGGAGAGGGCCAGCCTTGGCCAGGCCTCCATCCAGAACGGCAAAGACAG CACAGCCCCCCAGCGTGTCCCTGTCGCCTCCCCCTCCGCCCACAACATCAGCAGCAGCGGTGGAGCCCCAGACCGAACTAATTTTCCCCGGGGTGTTTCCAGTCGAAGCACCTTCCACGCTGGGCAGCTCCGGCAGGTGCGGGACCAGCAGAATTTGCCCTACGGTGTgaccccagcctctccctctggCAACAGCCAGGGCCGGCGGGGGGCCTCGGGGAGCATCTTCAGCAAATTCACTTCCAAGTTTGTACGCAG aaatcTGTCTTTCAGGTTTGCCAGAAG gaacctgaaTGAACCTGAAAGCAAAGACCGAGTGGAGACGCTCAG ACCTCACGTGGTGGGCAGCGGCGGCAGTGACAAGGAAAAGGAGGAGTTTCGGGAGGCCAAGCCCCGCTCGCTACGCTTCACGTGGAGCATGAAGACCACGAGCTCCATGGAGCCCAACGAGATGATGCGTGAGATCCGCAAGGTGCTGGACGCGAACAGCTGCCAGAGCGAGCTGCACGAGAAGTACATGCTGCTGTGCATGCACGGCACGCCGGGCCACGAGAACTTCGTGCAGTGGGAGATGGAGGTGTGCAAACTGCCGCGGCTGTCTCTCAACGGTGTTCGGTTTAAGCGGATATCGGGCACCTCCATGGCCTTCAAAAACATTGCCTCCAAAATAGCCAACGAGCTGAAGCTTTAA